One Peptostreptococcus equinus genomic window carries:
- a CDS encoding methionyl aminopeptidase translates to MDSRNDKCWCGSGLKYKKCHMSLDEKIREYELKGHIVPERFNIKTAKDIEGIKISAKVNTGILDFLEGKIIAGMSTEDIDKLVYNYTIEHDAIPAPLNYEGFPKSCCTSINNEVCHGIPSEKVILKDGDIINVDISTIKNGYFSDASRMFMVGNVSDEARKLVEFTKECLEKGIEQVKPWGHIGDIGAAIKEHADEHGYSVVTMFGGHGIGNEFHEEPFVSHVGRRDTGMLMVPGMVFTIEPMINIGKANVYVDKENGWTSYTRDGSLSAQWEHQILVTEDGYELISW, encoded by the coding sequence ATGGACAGTAGAAATGATAAATGCTGGTGTGGTAGTGGTTTAAAATATAAAAAATGCCATATGAGTTTAGATGAAAAAATAAGAGAATATGAATTAAAAGGTCATATAGTACCAGAAAGATTTAATATAAAAACGGCTAAAGATATAGAAGGAATAAAAATCAGTGCAAAAGTTAATACAGGAATACTAGATTTTTTAGAAGGTAAAATAATAGCAGGAATGAGTACTGAAGATATAGATAAGTTAGTATATAATTATACTATAGAACACGATGCAATACCTGCACCTTTAAACTATGAGGGTTTTCCAAAGTCTTGTTGTACATCAATAAATAATGAAGTTTGCCACGGTATACCAAGTGAAAAAGTTATTTTAAAAGATGGAGATATTATTAATGTAGATATATCTACTATAAAAAATGGATATTTTTCAGATGCTTCAAGAATGTTTATGGTGGGGAATGTATCTGATGAAGCAAGAAAACTAGTAGAATTTACAAAAGAATGCTTAGAAAAAGGTATAGAACAAGTTAAACCTTGGGGACATATAGGTGATATAGGAGCAGCAATAAAAGAACATGCTGATGAACATGGATATTCTGTGGTTACAATGTTTGGAGGACATGGAATAGGAAATGAATTTCATGAAGAACCATTTGTTTCTCACGTTGGAAGAAGAGATACTGGAATGCTGATGGTACCTGGTATGGTATTTACAATAGAGCCTATGATTAATATTGGAAAAGCAAATGTATATGTAGATAAGGAGAATGGTTGGACATCATATACAAGAGATGGTTCACTATCAGCTCAGTGGGAACACCAAATACTTGTTACAGAGGACGGATATGAACTAATATCTTGGTAA
- the infC gene encoding translation initiation factor IF-3, translating into MSKQILINEEIKVKEVRLLSETGEQLGIVSINRALEAASAKNLDLAMISPNAEPPVCKIMDYGKFRYEQARKEKDAKKKQKVVSVKEIRLRPGIGDNDLKTKSNQAIKFLQKGDKVKVELRFRGRELGHKDIGKEVMMRFIELVNEFGEPNKAPKFEGNNMVAIIDPKK; encoded by the coding sequence ATTAGTAAACAAATATTAATCAATGAAGAGATTAAAGTTAAAGAGGTAAGACTTTTATCAGAAACTGGAGAACAGTTAGGAATTGTATCAATTAATAGAGCTTTAGAAGCTGCTAGTGCAAAAAACTTGGACTTGGCAATGATTTCTCCAAATGCTGAGCCTCCTGTTTGCAAAATCATGGACTACGGTAAGTTTAGATACGAGCAAGCAAGAAAAGAAAAAGATGCTAAGAAAAAGCAGAAGGTTGTAAGTGTCAAAGAAATTAGATTAAGACCAGGTATTGGAGATAATGATTTAAAGACTAAATCTAATCAGGCAATTAAATTTCTACAAAAAGGAGATAAGGTTAAAGTTGAACTTAGATTTAGAGGTAGAGAATTAGGTCATAAGGACATAGGTAAAGAAGTGATGATGAGATTCATCGAATTAGTAAATGAGTTTGGAGAACCAAATAAAGCCCCAAAATTTGAGGGTAACAATATGGTTGCGATTATAGATCCAAAGAAATAG
- the rpmI gene encoding 50S ribosomal protein L35: MPKMKTHRGAAKRLKRTGSGKLKRAKAYKSHILTKKSAKTKMNLRQSTLVSDGDAKRIAQLLPYK; this comes from the coding sequence ATGCCAAAGATGAAAACACATAGAGGTGCAGCAAAGAGATTAAAAAGAACAGGAAGCGGAAAGCTAAAGAGAGCTAAGGCTTATAAGAGTCATATACTTACTAAGAAATCTGCGAAAACTAAGATGAATTTAAGACAGTCAACTTTAGTAAGTGATGGAGATGCAAAGAGAATAGCACAATTATTACCATACAAGTAG
- the rplT gene encoding 50S ribosomal protein L20 yields the protein MARVKKGMNAHKRHKKVLKLAKGYRGSRSKLYKTSNQFVMKALKNAYIGRKQKKRDFRKLWIQRINAACRMNDMSYSKFMNGLKKANIDVNRKMLSEIAIADPEAFAKLVEVAKSNLA from the coding sequence ATGGCAAGAGTAAAGAAGGGTATGAATGCCCATAAGAGACATAAAAAAGTATTAAAGCTTGCGAAGGGATATAGAGGATCAAGAAGTAAATTATATAAGACTTCTAACCAGTTCGTAATGAAGGCTTTAAAGAATGCATATATAGGTAGAAAGCAGAAAAAGAGAGACTTCAGAAAATTATGGATACAGAGAATAAATGCTGCATGTAGAATGAATGACATGTCTTATTCTAAATTCATGAACGGTTTGAAGAAGGCTAATATAGATGTTAACAGAAAGATGTTATCTGAAATAGCAATAGCTGATCCAGAAGCATTTGCAAAATTAGTTGAAGTAGCTAAATCTAACTTAGCTTAA
- a CDS encoding 3D domain-containing protein, with translation MKRTITIASSILLGLSFVGATIDTQANAYQGTQYEYNKSELNKKRTGGTWVNENGHYGYYNRYGVRVYGWAKIDGVQYYFDQNGHKVTGIYEVDGVSYQFSSKGAYISRAYDSQENDTVNNKKNYQENDDDNVSVRQSRNTKGSWTNENGHYGYYNRYGVRVYGWAKIDGVQYYFDENGHSVRGTTQIDGESFEFDSDGAYAGRTYSKNNNYSKNKVKSTESNKYKKNEQVSEDVQEVKTNKKSNTQSKENYKNNTNYENKQVNKENITSKANTSSSKGGYSGKTYTSNATAYAGDGTTASGQAPRWGTIAVDPSVIPLGSRVYIPYFNKVFIANDTGGVIKGTKIDIFMNSEAQANDFGRRNLEIVVLD, from the coding sequence ATGAAAAGAACTATAACGATAGCATCGAGTATTTTATTAGGACTAAGTTTTGTAGGAGCTACAATTGATACACAAGCAAATGCATATCAAGGTACACAATATGAATATAATAAAAGTGAATTAAATAAAAAGAGAACTGGTGGAACATGGGTGAATGAAAATGGCCACTATGGATATTACAATAGATATGGGGTAAGAGTATACGGATGGGCCAAAATAGATGGAGTACAATATTACTTTGATCAAAATGGGCATAAAGTTACAGGAATATATGAGGTTGATGGTGTATCATATCAATTTAGTTCAAAAGGTGCTTATATAAGTAGAGCATATGATAGTCAAGAAAATGATACTGTTAACAATAAAAAGAATTACCAAGAAAACGATGATGACAATGTAAGTGTTAGACAGAGTAGAAATACAAAGGGTAGTTGGACTAATGAAAATGGCCACTATGGATATTACAATAGATATGGAGTAAGAGTATACGGATGGGCCAAAATAGACGGAGTACAGTATTATTTTGATGAAAATGGTCATAGTGTAAGAGGTACTACTCAAATAGATGGTGAATCGTTTGAATTTGATTCAGATGGTGCATACGCAGGTAGAACCTACTCAAAAAATAATAATTATTCAAAAAACAAAGTAAAATCTACTGAGTCAAATAAATATAAGAAAAATGAACAAGTATCAGAAGATGTTCAAGAAGTAAAAACAAATAAAAAATCAAATACTCAAAGTAAAGAAAATTACAAGAATAATACAAACTATGAAAACAAGCAAGTAAATAAAGAAAATATTACTTCAAAAGCAAATACATCTTCAAGTAAGGGTGGGTATTCAGGAAAGACTTATACATCCAATGCTACTGCATATGCAGGTGATGGAACTACAGCATCAGGTCAGGCTCCAAGATGGGGTACTATTGCAGTAGATCCAAGTGTAATACCTCTAGGATCAAGAGTGTATATACCATATTTCAATAAAGTTTTTATAGCCAATGATACAGGCGGGGTTATAAAAGGAACTAAAATAGATATATTTATGAATTCAGAAGCTCAGGCTAATGACTTTGGTAGAAGAAATTTAGAAATAGTAGTACTTGACTAA
- a CDS encoding helix-turn-helix domain-containing protein, translated as MDICQIGNHLIEYRKKNNMTIKDFSSVSGVSTALLSQLERGMGNPSLNVLIAIARTMSIPVAALFEEAINLSDLVKKSNEQTIIKDSYSDEFEFQLLTTKTSKLCKDLYRIAIKPTTDSNFYPFGKSNNDEIIYMEKGSIHIFSDTGSNVILKKGDSIRLPSKLRYKIKNTSSYESYILYVTSNSKEIL; from the coding sequence ATGGATATATGTCAAATAGGTAATCATTTAATAGAATACAGAAAAAAAAATAATATGACTATCAAGGATTTTTCTTCTGTCTCAGGTGTAAGTACCGCTCTACTTAGTCAATTAGAGCGTGGAATGGGTAATCCCAGTTTAAATGTTTTAATCGCAATTGCAAGAACCATGAGTATACCAGTAGCCGCACTGTTTGAAGAAGCTATAAATCTATCAGACTTAGTGAAAAAATCTAATGAACAAACAATTATAAAAGATTCTTATAGTGATGAATTTGAATTTCAACTTCTTACTACAAAGACATCAAAATTATGTAAGGATTTGTATAGAATCGCAATAAAACCAACCACTGATAGTAATTTTTATCCATTTGGTAAAAGCAATAATGATGAAATTATTTATATGGAAAAAGGTAGTATTCATATTTTTTCTGATACAGGTAGCAATGTTATATTAAAAAAGGGAGATTCAATTAGATTGCCATCAAAACTAAGATACAAAATAAAGAATACTAGTTCGTATGAAAGCTATATTTTATATGTTACTAGTAATTCAAAAGAAATTTTATAG
- the ruvC gene encoding crossover junction endodeoxyribonuclease RuvC, which translates to MIILGIDPGLAIIGYGVIEYKNSRFRTLDYGAITTPAGMDVVDRLQMIYNGMNQLFKMYDIDEVSIEELFFNKNVTTAITVAQARGVILLSCVENNKAVYEYTPLQVKQGVCGYGRADKVQVQRMITSFLNLKAVPKPDDVADALAIAICHAHSNKVGKTLDKFLKK; encoded by the coding sequence ATGATAATATTAGGAATAGATCCAGGATTGGCTATTATTGGTTATGGCGTGATAGAATATAAAAATAGTAGATTTAGAACTTTAGATTATGGAGCTATAACTACACCAGCTGGAATGGATGTGGTAGATAGATTACAGATGATATATAATGGGATGAACCAGTTATTTAAAATGTATGATATTGATGAAGTTTCAATAGAAGAATTGTTTTTTAATAAAAATGTTACTACTGCTATTACAGTAGCACAAGCAAGAGGAGTAATCTTATTATCTTGTGTTGAAAATAATAAAGCGGTGTATGAGTATACACCACTTCAAGTAAAGCAAGGGGTATGTGGATATGGTAGGGCTGATAAGGTTCAAGTACAGAGAATGATTACTTCATTTCTAAATTTAAAAGCTGTACCAAAACCCGATGATGTTGCAGATGCACTGGCTATAGCCATATGCCATGCACATTCTAATAAGGTAGGAAAAACTCTTGATAAATTCCTTAAGAAGTAG
- the ruvA gene encoding Holliday junction branch migration protein RuvA, translated as MIGYIKGKIEEIGLDYLIIENNNIGYKLNTSANTIANVRKNEDTKIYTKMIVREDDISLCGFYSKDEETMFNLLTSVSKIGTKVGLAMLSFASPSKIRQYIISSDTASLAKAPGVGKKTAERIVLELKDKVSKATFDESIEDRKIENLNTSQNDDEVNGAIDALMALGYSSTEANESVNFVKQPGMSVEDIVKKGLEYIMKTSFKF; from the coding sequence ATGATCGGTTATATAAAAGGTAAAATAGAAGAAATAGGTTTGGATTATTTAATAATAGAAAATAATAATATTGGATATAAATTAAATACCTCAGCAAATACGATTGCAAATGTAAGAAAGAACGAGGATACTAAGATATATACAAAAATGATAGTGAGGGAAGATGATATAAGTCTATGTGGTTTTTATTCAAAAGATGAAGAAACCATGTTTAATCTTCTAACATCAGTATCAAAAATTGGAACAAAAGTTGGATTAGCTATGTTGTCATTTGCAAGTCCTAGTAAAATTAGACAATATATTATTAGTTCTGATACTGCATCCTTGGCAAAGGCGCCAGGCGTTGGAAAAAAGACGGCTGAAAGAATAGTATTGGAATTAAAAGATAAAGTTTCAAAAGCTACATTCGATGAAAGTATAGAAGATAGGAAAATAGAGAATTTAAATACATCACAAAATGATGATGAAGTTAATGGTGCAATAGATGCACTTATGGCACTTGGATATTCATCTACAGAAGCAAATGAATCAGTAAATTTTGTAAAGCAACCAGGTATGTCAGTTGAAGATATAGTTAAAAAGGGATTAGAATATATAATGAAGACAAGTTTTAAGTTTTAG
- the ruvB gene encoding Holliday junction branch migration DNA helicase RuvB, with product MREDDFEIENSLRPKTLDDYLGQEKSKEQLKIFIEAALSRKEALDHVLLYGPPGLGKTTLAGIIANEMGVNLRITSGPAIERAGDLAAILTNLQENDVLFIDEIHRINRSVEEVLYPAMEDNCLDIIIGKGPSARSIRLDLPKFTLIGATTRAGMLTNPLRDRFGVICKLDYYNEEELAEIVKRSSDILSSGIMDDGAIQIAKRSRGTPRIANRLLKRVRDFAQVRADGQITNKVASDALELIGVDPLGLDFVDKKLLLTIIEKFSGGPVGLDTLAASIGEDRNTIEDVYEPYLLQLGFINRAPRGRIAMPKAYEHLGIAYQEKK from the coding sequence ATGAGGGAAGATGATTTTGAGATAGAAAATAGCCTTAGACCCAAGACATTGGATGATTATTTAGGTCAGGAAAAATCAAAAGAACAATTAAAAATCTTTATTGAGGCTGCTCTTAGTAGAAAAGAGGCATTAGACCATGTACTTCTATATGGCCCCCCTGGATTAGGTAAGACAACTTTAGCAGGTATAATAGCTAATGAGATGGGAGTTAATCTAAGAATAACTTCAGGACCAGCTATAGAAAGAGCAGGAGATTTAGCTGCAATACTTACAAATTTGCAAGAAAATGATGTATTGTTTATAGATGAAATTCATAGAATAAACAGAAGTGTGGAAGAAGTATTGTATCCAGCTATGGAAGATAATTGCCTGGATATAATAATAGGAAAAGGTCCATCAGCTAGAAGTATTAGATTAGATTTACCTAAATTTACGCTGATTGGTGCAACTACAAGAGCAGGCATGCTTACAAATCCATTAAGAGACAGATTTGGAGTTATTTGTAAATTGGACTACTATAATGAAGAAGAATTAGCAGAAATAGTTAAGAGATCCTCTGATATATTGAGTTCAGGAATAATGGATGATGGTGCTATTCAAATAGCTAAACGTTCTAGGGGGACACCTAGAATAGCTAATAGGTTATTGAAAAGAGTTAGAGATTTTGCACAAGTAAGAGCAGATGGACAAATAACAAATAAAGTTGCAAGTGATGCACTAGAATTAATTGGAGTGGATCCATTGGGTCTTGATTTTGTGGATAAAAAATTATTGCTTACAATAATAGAAAAATTTTCTGGTGGACCAGTAGGTCTGGATACTTTGGCAGCCTCTATTGGTGAAGATAGAAATACAATAGAGGATGTTTATGAGCCATATTTACTTCAGCTTGGATTTATAAATCGAGCTCCAAGAGGAAGAATTGCTATGCCAAAAGCATATGAACATTTGGGTATTGCATATCAAGAAAAGAAATAA
- the queA gene encoding tRNA preQ1(34) S-adenosylmethionine ribosyltransferase-isomerase QueA: MKTSDFYYDLPEELIAQVPISDRSSSKLMVMDKKTGEIEHKIFKDILEYLNEGDCLVLNDTRVIPARLIGEKVATGGKIEFLLLKRNDDDTWETLVKPGKKAKIGSEFSFGNGKLIAQVNNILEDGSRIVKFKYNGIFEEILDELGNMPLPPYITETLEDKDRYQTVYSKHKGSAAAPTAGLHFTKELLQQIKNKGINLAFVTLHVGLGTFRPVKVDDVDNHKMHSEYYSVSKKAAEKINKAKINNKRVICVGTTSCRTLESVADENGHIAEKNGWTDIFIYPGYKFKVVDNLITNFHLPESTLIMLVSSLSNRKNILNAYEEAVKNRYRFFSFGDAMFIK; the protein is encoded by the coding sequence ATGAAGACGAGTGATTTTTATTATGATTTGCCAGAAGAATTGATTGCCCAAGTTCCCATTAGTGATAGATCTAGTTCTAAGCTAATGGTCATGGATAAAAAAACTGGTGAGATAGAACATAAGATTTTTAAAGATATTTTGGAATATTTAAATGAAGGAGATTGTCTAGTTTTAAATGATACTAGGGTAATACCAGCTAGGCTTATAGGGGAAAAAGTTGCGACTGGTGGAAAAATAGAATTTCTATTGCTTAAAAGAAATGATGATGATACATGGGAAACTCTTGTAAAACCAGGTAAAAAGGCTAAAATAGGCAGTGAATTTAGCTTTGGTAATGGTAAATTAATAGCACAAGTAAATAATATACTTGAAGATGGTTCTAGAATAGTTAAGTTTAAGTATAATGGTATTTTTGAAGAAATATTGGATGAATTGGGAAATATGCCACTTCCACCGTATATAACTGAAACTTTGGAAGATAAGGATAGATATCAGACTGTATACTCAAAGCATAAAGGTTCAGCCGCAGCCCCTACAGCTGGTTTGCATTTTACAAAAGAACTTTTGCAACAAATTAAAAACAAGGGCATTAATTTAGCTTTTGTAACATTGCATGTTGGTCTTGGAACGTTTAGACCTGTAAAAGTGGATGATGTCGATAATCATAAGATGCATTCTGAGTATTACAGCGTAAGTAAAAAAGCAGCTGAGAAAATAAATAAAGCTAAAATAAATAATAAAAGGGTTATTTGTGTAGGGACAACTAGCTGTAGAACTTTAGAATCTGTAGCTGATGAAAATGGTCATATAGCTGAAAAAAATGGATGGACAGATATTTTTATTTATCCAGGATATAAGTTTAAGGTAGTGGATAATTTAATTACAAATTTTCACCTGCCAGAATCAACACTTATAATGTTAGTGAGTTCACTATCAAATAGAAAAAATATACTTAATGCATATGAAGAAGCTGTTAAAAATAGATATAGATTTTTTAGTTTTGGAGATGCAATGTTTATAAAATAA
- the tgt gene encoding tRNA guanosine(34) transglycosylase Tgt, whose amino-acid sequence MYAVKYELIKTCKQTGARLGKLHTPHGVIDTPIFMPVGTQATVKSMTPEELKEIGSQIILSNTYHLYLRPGHELIKKAGGLHEFMHWDRPILTDSGGFQVFSLGPLRKITEEGVEFRSHHDGSKHFLSPEKAMEIQNSLGSDIMMAFDECAPYPADRKYVKDSLERTTRWLERCKEAHKNTEKQALFGIVQGGMYRDLREQSAKEITNIDLPGYAIGGLSVGEPKEMMYEVLDYTVPLLPEDKPRYLMGVGSPDDLIEGVLRGIDMFDCVLPTRIARNGTAMTSQGKIVVRNASYAEDFTKLDPECDCYTCQNYTKAYIRHLVKTNEILGARLITNHNLRFLLKLMKDVRQAIMDDRLMDFRNEFFEKYYGKK is encoded by the coding sequence ATGTACGCAGTAAAATATGAATTAATAAAAACTTGTAAACAAACAGGTGCTAGGTTAGGTAAATTACATACTCCACATGGCGTAATAGATACTCCTATATTTATGCCAGTTGGCACTCAGGCTACAGTAAAATCAATGACACCTGAAGAGTTGAAGGAAATAGGTTCTCAAATTATTTTGAGCAACACATATCACCTATATCTTAGACCGGGGCATGAGCTGATAAAAAAAGCAGGTGGTTTACATGAATTTATGCATTGGGACAGACCAATTTTGACAGATAGCGGTGGATTTCAAGTATTTAGTTTAGGTCCACTAAGAAAAATTACAGAAGAAGGTGTAGAATTTAGATCACATCATGATGGCTCAAAACACTTTTTAAGCCCTGAAAAAGCGATGGAAATACAGAATTCCTTAGGTTCAGATATTATGATGGCATTTGATGAATGTGCTCCATATCCAGCAGATAGAAAATATGTAAAAGATTCTCTTGAAAGAACGACTAGATGGTTAGAGCGTTGTAAAGAAGCACATAAAAATACAGAAAAGCAGGCGCTATTTGGTATAGTACAAGGTGGAATGTATAGGGATTTGAGGGAACAATCAGCAAAGGAAATAACAAATATAGATTTACCGGGTTATGCCATTGGTGGACTTAGTGTTGGTGAACCAAAAGAGATGATGTATGAAGTCCTAGATTATACGGTACCTCTATTACCAGAAGATAAACCTAGATATTTAATGGGTGTAGGTTCACCGGATGACTTGATAGAAGGTGTATTAAGAGGTATAGATATGTTTGATTGTGTCCTGCCTACTAGAATAGCTAGAAATGGTACTGCTATGACTAGTCAAGGCAAGATAGTAGTTAGAAATGCATCATATGCTGAAGATTTTACTAAACTTGATCCAGAATGTGATTGTTATACATGTCAAAATTATACAAAGGCATATATAAGACATTTAGTAAAAACTAATGAAATATTAGGTGCTAGACTAATTACAAATCATAATTTACGTTTCTTGTTAAAACTAATGAAAGATGTTAGACAGGCAATAATGGATGATAGGCTTATGGACTTTAGAAATGAATTTTTTGAAAAATACTATGGCAAGAAATAA
- the yajC gene encoding preprotein translocase subunit YajC: MQNNQMIMALGMWVLIFVIFYLLLVRPQKKKEKKLTEMRNSLEKGDTVVTVGGIIAKVSKVEEEKVILELGPNRTKVPFERWAIGRIIEKTQTKEIIEVEEKMD, encoded by the coding sequence ATGCAAAATAACCAGATGATAATGGCTCTAGGTATGTGGGTATTAATATTCGTTATATTTTATCTACTGCTTGTAAGACCACAAAAAAAGAAAGAAAAAAAATTGACTGAAATGAGAAATTCTCTAGAAAAAGGGGATACAGTAGTTACAGTTGGGGGAATAATTGCAAAAGTTTCAAAAGTTGAAGAAGAAAAAGTTATATTAGAGCTTGGACCAAATAGAACTAAAGTTCCGTTTGAAAGATGGGCTATAGGTAGAATAATAGAAAAAACTCAAACAAAAGAAATAATTGAAGTAGAAGAAAAAATGGACTAA
- the scfA gene encoding six-cysteine ranthipeptide SCIFF: MEKKHVKTLSSATLKQSAAKGGCGECQTSCQSACKTSCTVANQECER; this comes from the coding sequence ATGGAAAAGAAACATGTAAAAACTCTTTCTAGTGCAACTCTAAAGCAAAGTGCAGCAAAAGGTGGATGTGGTGAATGTCAGACTTCTTGCCAGTCAGCTTGTAAAACATCTTGTACTGTAGCTAATCAGGAGTGCGAAAGATAG
- a CDS encoding cell wall-binding repeat-containing protein — MSKSKKILTLIMTTAIMLSNVGATNALTVSNIKKLYGDNRYSTASEIAGEYGNYDTVILVNADNNNFADGLSASGLAGVTKSPILLTHKDTIPNETQLRLDVAKKIYLIGNEGTISKNLETQLRNVGEFQVKRLGGINRFDTSVKIANEIKTFKPNINRVYIANGYTGQIDALSISPLAAKNGEPIILTNGKVLDKDSNKVISTIGKRYVIGGTNIVENTLMNKIKAERVSGNDRFSTNANVVKKFYPNQTGFYISDAYKLVDSLTGGPLAGKNSRPIVFVSQNSNKSIFKVAKNITSFGNVDQGILNSVAKATN, encoded by the coding sequence ATGAGCAAATCAAAAAAAATACTGACTTTAATAATGACTACAGCTATTATGCTTTCTAATGTAGGTGCTACAAATGCTCTTACAGTTTCAAATATCAAGAAATTATATGGTGATAATAGATATTCTACAGCGTCTGAAATAGCTGGCGAATATGGTAATTATGATACAGTAATTTTAGTAAATGCAGATAATAATAATTTTGCAGATGGATTAAGTGCAAGTGGATTAGCTGGAGTTACAAAGTCTCCTATACTGCTTACTCATAAGGATACTATACCTAATGAAACACAATTGAGATTAGATGTTGCTAAAAAAATATATCTTATAGGAAATGAAGGTACAATAAGCAAGAACTTAGAAACACAGTTAAGAAATGTTGGAGAATTTCAGGTAAAAAGATTAGGTGGTATTAATAGATTTGATACAAGTGTTAAAATAGCAAATGAAATAAAAACTTTTAAACCAAATATAAATAGAGTTTATATAGCAAATGGATACACTGGACAGATTGATGCTTTGAGTATATCACCACTTGCCGCTAAAAATGGAGAGCCTATAATTTTGACAAATGGTAAGGTTTTGGATAAAGATTCTAATAAAGTGATTTCTACAATAGGAAAAAGATATGTTATAGGTGGTACTAATATAGTTGAAAATACGCTTATGAATAAGATAAAAGCAGAGAGAGTTAGTGGTAATGATAGATTTTCTACAAACGCTAATGTTGTAAAGAAATTTTATCCTAATCAGACAGGATTTTATATAAGCGATGCATACAAATTAGTAGACTCTCTTACAGGAGGTCCATTAGCAGGGAAGAATTCTAGGCCAATAGTATTTGTTTCACAAAATAGCAATAAATCAATATTTAAAGTTGCAAAAAATATAACTAGTTTTGGAAATGTTGACCAAGGGATATTAAACTCTGTAGCAAAAGCTACTAATTAA